In the genome of Nitrospiraceae bacterium, the window CTGTCATAACAGTTCCCCACGCCGCTCATGCTACTCACAATCCCATTTGCCTGCAGGAAGGCTTGAAACTCCTGGGCGGTATACTGTGTGCCACGGTCCGAATGGAGGATCACCGTCTCCGAACTCCGTCGTTGCCACACGGCCATCAGGACGGCTTGCATGACCAAGTCACGCGTGAGCCGGGGTTGCATCGACAAACCGATGACTTGTCGAGAAAACAAATCCATGACCACCACCAAGTAGAGCCAGCCTTCTTGCGTGGGAATATAAATAATATCGGTGACCCATTTGGTATTTGGAATCGGTGCGGTGAAGTCCCGAGCGAGCTGATTGGTGATCCCAGCCGGGCGCTCTCCGGATTTCCGTCGCTTCCAGCACTTGGGAGCGGGAATGCCCCGCAAGCCCTCTCGGCGCATTAACCGAGCAATGCGATGTTTGCCACACCCTTCGCCTTGTTGGCGCAGGATCTGCCAGATCTTTGTGCTGCCATAGACCCCATCACTCGCCGCATGCAGAGTGCGAATAGCCGCCGTCGGACGTTGACAGTCTTGCGCCCACGGACTAGGAGAACGGCGCTGCCGCGCGTAAAAGCCACTTGGGGAAACCCGAAGCAACCGACACATCACCCGCAGGGGAAACATGGTGCGACAACGTTGGATCATGGCATCTCTTACCGTGAGGTCTTGGCGAAGAACGCTGCCGCTTCTTTTAAAAAATCCCGCTCTCGAGTCACGAGGGCTAATTCTCGTTTGAGGCGGACCAGTTCTGTGACCTGTTTTTTGATAGTGAGACAAAAATGGGCTATAAGGTGAGTCGTTCTCACAAGGAGGGAACGACATGGAGAAGCGCAGTCGCCGAGTCTTCACCCCGAAACAGAAGTTTGCAATGTTGAAAGACATTGAGCTGTGTCCCACCGTCAAGGAGGGGTTGGAGAAACACCAACTCTGTCACTCGGTGTATCAAAAATGGAAGCGACAATTGGCGGTGGGCGTGCGAGCCTCCCTGCGGAACACGAAACCGCTGAAAGCTCCGGACCTTCGGCATCTAGAGACCGAAAACAAGACGCTTAAGGCGATCGTCCTCACGCAGTCCTTGATCATCAGTGAGTTAAAAAAAGAGATGAACTGGGACTGAAGGGGAGAGGACGACTGATGGACACGCAGAAAATGGCGACTCTTGAGACGGTGGAGGAGG includes:
- a CDS encoding IS3 family transposase produces the protein MSHYQKTGHRTGPPQTRISPRDSRAGFFKRSGSVLRQDLTVRDAMIQRCRTMFPLRVMCRLLRVSPSGFYARQRRSPSPWAQDCQRPTAAIRTLHAASDGVYGSTKIWQILRQQGEGCGKHRIARLMRREGLRGIPAPKCWKRRKSGERPAGITNQLARDFTAPIPNTKWVTDIIYIPTQEGWLYLVVVMDLFSRQVIGLSMQPRLTRDLVMQAVLMAVWQRRSSETVILHSDRGTQYTAQEFQAFLQANGIVSSMSGVGNCYDSAVAESFFGLLKRKRVH
- a CDS encoding transposase, with amino-acid sequence MEKRSRRVFTPKQKFAMLKDIELCPTVKEGLEKHQLCHSVYQKWKRQLAVGVRASLRNTKPLKAPDLRHLETENKTLKAIVLTQSLIISELKKEMNWD